Proteins encoded in a region of the Bubalus bubalis isolate 160015118507 breed Murrah chromosome 9, NDDB_SH_1, whole genome shotgun sequence genome:
- the STARD4 gene encoding stAR-related lipid transfer protein 4 isoform X2 has translation MEALPDTAVLATRLKNTLIQYHNLEDEKWRVAKKTKDVTIWRKPSEEFNGYLFKAQGVIGDAVNSVIDHIRPGPCRLDWDSLMTSLDILEHFEENCCVMRYTTAGQLWNIISPREFVDFSYTVGYKEGLLSCGISLDWSEKRSEFVRGYNHPCGWFCVPLKESPSRSLLTGYIQTDLRGMIPQSAVDTAMASTLINFYGDLQKALQKA, from the exons ATGGAAGCCCTGCCTGATACAGCTGTTTTGGCGACTAGACTTAAAAACACTCTTATCCAGTACCACAACCTTGAAGATGAAAAGTGGCGAGTTGCTAAGAAGAcg aaagatGTAACAATTTGGAGGAAACCTTCAGAAGAATTTAATGGATATCT CTTCAAAGCCCAAGGTGTGATAGGCGATGCTGTCAATAGTGTAATAGACCATATACGCCCAGGTCCCTGTCGCTTGGATTGGGACAGCTTGATGACCTCTTTGGATATTTTGGAGCACTTTGAAGAG AACTGCTGTGTGATGCGTTATACAACTGCGGGTCAGCTTTGGAATATAATCTCCCCAAGAGAGTTTGTTGACTTCTCCTATACTGTGGGCTATAAAGAAGGGCTTTTATCCTGTG GGATAAGTCTTGACTGGAGTGAAAAGAGATCAGAATTTGTTCGTGGATATAACCATCCCTGTGGTTGGTTTTGTGTTCCTCTTAAAGAGAGTCCAAGCCGGAGTCTTTTGACAGGCTATATTCAGACGGATCTGCGTGGAATGATTCCCCAGTCTGCAGTAGATACAGCTATGGCAAGCACTTTAATCAACTTCTATGGTGATTTACAAAAAGCCTTACAAAAGGCATAA
- the STARD4 gene encoding stAR-related lipid transfer protein 4 isoform X3 → MEALPDTAVLATRLKNTLIQYHNLEDEKWRVAKKTKDVTIWRKPSEEFNGYLFKAQGVIGDAVNSVIDHIRPGPCRLDWDSLMTSLDILEHFEENCCVMRYTTAGQLWNIISPREFVDFSYTVGYKEGLLSCGSYQDDMPFTLKGLELSLLYIYQALSEFHLG, encoded by the exons ATGGAAGCCCTGCCTGATACAGCTGTTTTGGCGACTAGACTTAAAAACACTCTTATCCAGTACCACAACCTTGAAGATGAAAAGTGGCGAGTTGCTAAGAAGAcg aaagatGTAACAATTTGGAGGAAACCTTCAGAAGAATTTAATGGATATCT CTTCAAAGCCCAAGGTGTGATAGGCGATGCTGTCAATAGTGTAATAGACCATATACGCCCAGGTCCCTGTCGCTTGGATTGGGACAGCTTGATGACCTCTTTGGATATTTTGGAGCACTTTGAAGAG AACTGCTGTGTGATGCGTTATACAACTGCGGGTCAGCTTTGGAATATAATCTCCCCAAGAGAGTTTGTTGACTTCTCCTATACTGTGGGCTATAAAGAAGGGCTTTTATCCTGTG GGAGTTACCAAGATGACATGCCGTTTACTCTGAAGGGATTAGAACTTTCCCTATTATACATCTACCAGGCTCTGTCAGAATTCCACTTG GGATAA